A stretch of DNA from Tachysurus vachellii isolate PV-2020 chromosome 4, HZAU_Pvac_v1, whole genome shotgun sequence:
ACAGCATTCAAATACTATAATTGTTCTATAAAGTATAAATTGTTTGAATTTGAAATATATTAACATTgtcattcaggaaaaaaaatctgtatatctTTGTAACACAAATCACACAAGTCTTCTTTATTTGCATTTGAAGTCCAAAAACTCTATTATACAAAGTTTATATCAAGATAATTAGGATCATTTagacttttaaaatatttttaataagatGAGTGGAAAAGTTTGACTTTctaagatatatttattttgtgaacGGTCCAAATCACACATATAAGATAAAGATATATAAGACATATAAGATCTAATTTAATAAAGGCAAGAACATGAGAACTGTTATCATTCTACAAGTTATTTTATAAgttatctttttctttctttttagacATTACAGGAATACAGTAAACTTGTACCCAATAATTATGTATAATTAACATACAGAGAGAAGGCCTTATCACATAAATGCATAAGACATGTTATCTGCTGTCAACTCTCAAATCTACTACGTCATAAATAGTTCTCTGAACAGGTGAGAACCTCAAGGTGAACTGGCTAAAATCCTCTGACCATACCTCAAAAAATGTCTAAGCAGCAGCATTCAGTCACCATTATGTACATCAatctagattttatttatataaaggcAATGGGGATGAGGCCTAAGCCCATCAAGGTCTGACctcttttataaaaataaaacaacccaAAAGAACACCAATTTCCCTGGCAGCCGTTGTGAACACTGTTTTTGTGACCGCTACACCTCCTTACGAAGCGCCACTCGTATGCTGCTGAATACTTTTCCCAGAGCCTCAAAGAAGGGGTCGCAGAATGTGTGAATGCAAAGCGAATAGATTCGACTCAGGCACTGGGTTTCAATCAGGTAGCTCTTGATGCAGGGCATGACTGCCCAGATGTGGCAGAAAGAGATGCAGGCGAAGCAAAATCCCCACAGCAGTGCAACCGGGATCCCAAAGATGGCAGAAAGTATGCGGTAGCACCAGTACTTGGAGATGGTGAAGGTGGTGTAGCTGGCTTTCCACACTCCGTCCATACTGTGTGTGCCATCAGGCTCGGCAATCACGTCCTCAAACTCGACCTACACGGGGAGATACACCTGATAAACTGTTTACTCTTTAATAACAAGTGTCCTATTGACTCTGGTCTTTTTGATATATTGAGAGCAAAAtggatttatttactaattacaCTTACTAGCCACTTTATTATGAATGCCTTGCATATTCATTCAATTATCTAAatagccaatcacatggcagtaGCACAATGCAATATACAGTTCAAGAGTTCCGGTTAACGTTtgcatcaaacatcaaaatgggGAAAGGATTTGCTttcatatataaacaaaaataatctgaaCACTTTAACTGTCTAGtttctgttgttctttcttGTTAAGAGTTAAACCCAAAAGGTTTAACATGCTGTgtatgctgagatgcttttctgctctcaACAGTTGTAAAAAGTAGTTTCTTGAATTACCATATCTTTCCTGACACTTTGACCATTCAACTCTTTCATCAGTATAATGTTTCCACTTGCAGAACCACTGCTCAGTAAATGATTTTTGTTCAGTTCTGTGTTACAAGCCCAAAGCATGGAGCGCTAGAGACTCGTGTGAAGCTTGTATTCACAGGCTCCACATAAACAGATGTTTAAATATCTTGATATTTTTaagttttctgtaaagagatgtttatttattaatttatggaAGGACAAAGGACACTTGAGACTGTTGTGCATCATAATCCCAGGAGTTTCTGAAATAATCAAAGCAGTCTTTCTGACACGAGGAACCATCTGGTCAAAGTCATTGAGATTGAATTTTcatgctgatgtttgatgtgaacattaactgaagctcttggtCTGCACTTGCATGGTTTTATGTATTGACCTCCTGCAACATGATTGCTGGATTAGATAACTTCATTAATGAGCAGGtgaacaggtgttcctattaaagtgggcAGGAAATTGATCTTTATGTCATGTTATTTTATGAGTCATTGAAATGGTCAACACATTTAGGGATGCCAtgtaattaaagtgtgtgtgtgtgtgtgtgtgtgtgtgtgtgtgtgtgtgtaaatggcatattaatattatgtgaacaaaataaaatgtttgcatcatatttacaaagaaaatattattctaattattattgttattgttgttgatgatgatgatgatgatcatcatcatcatcatgttaaTATTAACAGATTTTAACATGACAGGTCTTTATTATGTATTAGACACATACatcattttttatgtttgcaATGTAATTTAGTGAAATTAAACCCAAAcaaattattatgtaataatgtTAACATGAGGGATAACATTATTAGATGAGCTCAGGTCAGAAGCAACCTTTCAGTATAAAAGGTCAGACTGTAATTGTCAAGTAATTCGTTCAGAGTCTCCCTTGCTAGAAGTGTGATGCTTAGACCATATTTAATTTGTCGTATCTTATTGTCAAGTGTTAACTTGACAGCATCAGCTGAACCAGgcatttgtttaaacaaaacagCTCTGAGGGAAGGGACATGGCACTGATTGAATTATTAGTGGCGGTGATATTTTTTCAGCTACAGTATATCTGGTTCAATAATCCGCAGCGTATGGGCATATGGACTCCTGATAGATTCCTCTAAGCAGTAAGCTAGACTATTTCAGTCTGttaaaattctgtaaaaaaaaacaaaaaaacagatatatttataACATGGCAAGTATCTTCTACATGTCTGCTCTAATATAAGGAACTGTTTACATGTGTGGTTTGAGCTGACTTGTGAAAGCCTGTCATTAGTGAAAATTCAATCAAATGCTATGATTTAATAACGTTAGTGCACTGTAATTATACACAGTCTGCAGCTACACTCCGCAGACAACACATGCAGGTCTTCATTAGTGTAAATAATCTTGAGTAAATCAGatacaattttgttatttttgacaTGTCGCGTTGCCTAAAACACTAACGctaaaataataactaataaaacaaCTTTGCTGCTGAATACTTTTCCCAGAAAGTATTGTTTTgtctatatattgtatatattgtgtcTTTGTCTAATACAAAACAGGAGAAAAGCTGTcaaaaaattacaaaagatACTTCTactataatcatttatttcatattatctTACATATAAATCTTTTAACATTTTGATGtttagaatagaacagaataaaatagaGATTCACACCAACTATtttcatttatagttacatttatttttccttttttattaaaatcatgcACATTTTGTGTTAGgagaaaaacacattataaatgAATAGGAATTTAACCTAAATAGAATAAATCTATAATTCCATAAATAACTATGCTAATGATCCAATTGCTGTTAATGCAACACATGGAGGTTGCTATAAACATGAGTACACAGCATTCATAAAGCTTGAGTCATTCAACTCCAACCAATCATAATGTAGCTTCCTGTCAAAtacagtcatttttttaatcaaacaccGTTGTACCTGTAGTCTTTATAATTTATGatatgtgtgtattaaaaattGTGAGCAGAAAGAGCAAGCGTGATCTAAGTGTCCCACACTTATATGCCTTccataaataaaagcagcataGACTGGCCTGGCAGAAATATGTCTAAGGGCTATTTTTGGGTCATGGCTTGCAGCTACAGTACACAGAGCTGTGCATGCAAACAGATCTGTCTCCAAGGACCAAGTTAAACCAATTTATTCGAAATATTGTCAGTTAAACTGTCATTAATGAAAACACATGTTTGCATGATTAATCAGAACCATTCTGTAGAAGACAGAGCTAAATGATCTGGGAATACTGACACAGTGTGCATTTGAGATGTTATGCTTTTAACATGCTAATTTTGATATTTTCAGTATTAACCTCAGAAGACCAGAAATCCTCATTAGTGAACCTCTATTGTATATTCAGCAGATTGAAGTACACTGGATTATAGACAGGTGTGAAGAAAGCTTTCACGTACCTTTACGACATCCTCATTAATTTGCTTAGGGTCCCTGTTGATCAAGTCAATCTCTTTGGCATGTCTGTCCATTAGGATCTTCTCCTCATTGATGTTGTACTGGTTTGCCATGGTGGTAGCTTCGGGCCCTGCGCTGGCAGGAATGAGTGCAAAGTTGAGCCAAGGAAGGGTCCGAATAAAGGAGATTTGATGCCCTTGCAAGCAAGCGGCTAAACAGATAGAGTGTATGAGCAGTTGCCTCTGAAGCTCACGTTGCTGATCTGAGGACACGCCTGGAATGTTAGAGGACAGCTGCACTAGACTAGCCTCTATACTCTATAATGGGTCCCTGTCTTTCACTGCCTCCCAcacttgctttctctctcaACCCCCATACTTTACCTTGTGCTACACATAATTTACACTCTATATCATGTGCACCCTTTGTAAAGGTAGTGCTTAAAGAGAAATCCAATGGCCATGTCAGATTTAACACCTAGCTGTGCAGAAGTTGCACGGTGGCATAAATTTCCGCTAAGGAGTGATAGTTCATGAGTATACAGTTGCTACAGCCTCTACTGTTAATTATCTCTTCTTATCTCTGCCTTCAAAGAGAAAATCATTGTTGCCTAATGAGCACAGCTATTTGAACTAAAATGGCTTCATCCAAGGTTTAATGCTGTACCTTATCAGtgatatatgaaatatgaaatatgatgtGCAATATAAGAGAAGCACATCTGTCTTGCGGTCTCTCTGAAGAACTTTTTCAGTGATGAGACACAGTGTTAACACCTTGCAATACTTTAACACTTCAAATATGCTAGTGGAAGTATTTCGAGCTAAACATCCATTATAGATTCtttgtaaagaaagaaattattgTGTGTAAAAGATGCAGTGAGATTGATTCACCCATTTTATCGATTCACCTCCAGTAACCAGCCAATCTTGATATCACAGGTTGCAATTTGTcaccatttacacacacacacattctcaccaTTTTAGGTATTTTAGAACAACCAATCAACAAACCTGAGAAATATTTTGGAGATTgtaaggaaaccagagaaccagaAAAAACCCAAAGAAACACAGGGAGCCATGTGAATCCTCACACTGCCAGTAAACCATGttcaggaaaaaacacagaactgAAGCACTAGATTGTGTATTTCCTCTTATTACTGATTTAGTAACCTATTAGTAACCTCTTCCTGCATATATCCTCAATCAGACAATGAGACGTTTACTATGAAAAGACATGGAGAAGAAAATCTCCACTCAGGGTGAGTATCAGTTTGAATATCACATGGTTTAAGGAATAGATTGACATCATATGCAGAAAAAAGCTTtcacattattcatttaaatcaattcattcatttaaatcaataaaactagtcagtgtttgttgtgtttttttaatgaataatgacttttatttacaaaaaaaattatgtttttaatcaCAATTTTACTCTTCTTCAGCTTTTCCTGGGTCgctacagcgaatcatctgtttccacctaactctatccttggCATCCTCTGCTCTTGCACTAATGTACTCTTTCAACACACCCATATATcttctctttggccttcctcttgacctcttacct
This window harbors:
- the cav3 gene encoding caveolin-3 — protein: MANQYNINEEKILMDRHAKEIDLINRDPKQINEDVVKVEFEDVIAEPDGTHSMDGVWKASYTTFTISKYWCYRILSAIFGIPVALLWGFCFACISFCHIWAVMPCIKSYLIETQCLSRIYSLCIHTFCDPFFEALGKVFSSIRVALRKEV